One window of the Archangium primigenium genome contains the following:
- a CDS encoding lipid kinase, with amino-acid sequence MNPEPISDIALRATPERIALDEGPALVLINPNSRMGAEALPATREALANRGIPVLESHAVTDPEHMDRLILQALEGGVRRFILGGGDGTLNHAIKHLLGRDVSLGVLPLGTGNDFARSLGIAPTLEAACDAIAEGRTVHVDVGLANGRPFLNAVSLGLASAIARRLTPELKRRVGKLAYPVAAFAELWEHQPFRVRLETEHETLEVDVLQLVVGNGRYHGAGNMVTPDATLDDQLLDAYTIVAPSHESGREGTGLGHMQDLSTLARVALTLRSGEHLSHPAVKAVSGTRIRVDATPPQDVNADGEMIGQTPVRFELLPGALRVYAPLRQAEPETPEEPQAESA; translated from the coding sequence ATGAATCCCGAACCCATCTCCGACATCGCGCTCCGGGCCACCCCGGAGCGCATCGCCCTCGACGAGGGCCCGGCCCTGGTGCTCATCAACCCCAACTCGCGCATGGGCGCCGAGGCGCTGCCCGCCACGCGCGAGGCGCTCGCCAACCGCGGCATCCCCGTGCTGGAGAGCCACGCCGTCACCGACCCTGAGCACATGGACCGGCTCATCCTCCAGGCGCTCGAGGGTGGCGTGCGGCGCTTCATCCTCGGCGGCGGGGACGGCACGCTCAACCACGCCATCAAGCACCTGCTCGGCCGGGACGTGTCCCTGGGCGTGCTGCCCCTGGGCACGGGCAACGACTTCGCGCGCTCGCTCGGCATCGCGCCCACGCTGGAGGCCGCCTGCGACGCCATCGCCGAGGGCCGCACCGTGCACGTGGACGTGGGGCTCGCCAACGGCCGGCCCTTCCTCAACGCGGTGAGCCTGGGCCTGGCCTCCGCCATCGCCCGCCGCCTCACCCCCGAGCTCAAGCGCCGCGTGGGCAAGCTCGCCTACCCCGTGGCCGCCTTCGCCGAGCTGTGGGAGCACCAGCCCTTCCGCGTGCGCCTGGAGACCGAGCACGAGACGCTGGAGGTGGACGTGCTGCAGCTCGTGGTGGGCAATGGCCGCTACCACGGCGCGGGCAACATGGTGACGCCGGACGCCACGCTGGATGACCAGCTCTTGGACGCCTACACCATCGTCGCCCCCTCGCACGAGTCCGGCCGCGAGGGCACGGGCCTGGGCCACATGCAGGACCTGTCCACGCTCGCGCGCGTGGCGCTCACGCTGCGCTCGGGCGAGCACCTGAGCCACCCGGCCGTCAAGGCGGTGAGCGGCACGCGCATCCGCGTGGACGCCACCCCGCCCCAGGACGTCAACGCGGACGGGGAGATGATCGGCCAGACGCCCGTGCGCTTCGAGCTGCTGCCCGGCGCCCTGCGCGTCTACGCGCCCCTGCGCCAGGCCGAGCCCGAGACGCCCGAGGAGCCCCAGGCCGAGAGCGCCTGA
- a CDS encoding HAD family hydrolase: MVQNVIFDVDGTLVDSVDEHAEAWRRAFLEFGRDVPFAHVRSQIGKGADQLLPVFFTEDELEKFGQELEDYRSALFQREFMPKLRPFPEVRELFQRLRADGMRVAVASSCKDEELERYLRLCRIEGMTDGETTKDDAAKSKPHPDIFSAALERLGRPQPHTVVVVGDTPYDALAAGKLGIMSVGVRCGGFPEDDLRTAGCRAIYQDPSQLLAQYESAPDTWPWTAESLTSKDDESR; encoded by the coding sequence CTGGTTCAGAACGTCATCTTCGATGTGGACGGCACGTTGGTGGACTCCGTGGACGAGCACGCCGAGGCCTGGCGGCGCGCGTTCCTGGAGTTCGGCCGGGATGTGCCCTTCGCCCATGTGCGCAGCCAGATTGGCAAGGGCGCGGATCAACTGCTGCCCGTCTTCTTCACCGAGGACGAGCTGGAGAAGTTCGGCCAGGAGCTGGAGGACTACCGCTCCGCGCTCTTCCAGCGGGAGTTCATGCCCAAGCTGCGCCCCTTCCCGGAGGTGCGCGAGCTGTTCCAGCGCCTGCGCGCGGACGGCATGCGGGTCGCCGTGGCCTCCTCCTGCAAGGACGAGGAGCTGGAGCGCTACCTGCGCCTGTGCCGCATCGAGGGCATGACCGACGGCGAGACCACCAAGGACGACGCCGCCAAGAGCAAGCCCCACCCGGACATCTTCAGCGCGGCCCTGGAGCGGCTCGGCCGCCCGCAGCCGCACACCGTGGTCGTCGTGGGGGACACGCCCTATGACGCCCTGGCGGCCGGCAAGCTCGGCATCATGAGCGTGGGCGTGCGCTGCGGCGGCTTCCCCGAGGACGACCTGCGCACGGCCGGCTGCCGCGCCATCTACCAGGACCCCTCCCAGCTCCTGGCCCAGTACGAGTCCGCGCCCGACACCTGGCCCTGGACGGCCGAGTCGCTCACCTCCAAGGACGACGAGTCGCGCTGA
- a CDS encoding site-2 protease family protein, which translates to MESAPVRSAPRLWLHLLLFVLTVGTTSFTFDQAFPSGPLPEPERLRHALAFSAALLAILGAHEMGHYVLARLHGVDVSLPYFIPLPYLGIGTLGAVIRIRDRIPTRNALVDIGAAGPLAGLVVALPLLVWGLGHSTWVAAPPDTGLSFPGDTSLWNLGRHAGGWALESLGLVDPPREEPRLFGYQALIFSDSLLMRGLKALVLGPLPAGRDIQEHPVVIAGWFGLLVTLLNLMPVGQFDGGHLAYALWGRHARRVGQAMALVLLFLTLFYTFTWVVWLLVASKLVGFGHPEVTRPSEPLGLGRKLVCGLCFLALAGCAMPVPIRMVIW; encoded by the coding sequence ATGGAGAGCGCCCCCGTTCGTTCCGCCCCCCGCCTCTGGCTGCACCTGCTGCTCTTCGTGCTGACCGTGGGGACGACGTCCTTCACCTTCGATCAGGCGTTTCCCAGTGGGCCCCTGCCGGAGCCGGAGCGACTGCGGCACGCGCTGGCCTTCAGCGCGGCGCTGCTGGCCATCCTCGGCGCGCACGAGATGGGGCACTACGTGCTCGCGCGCCTGCACGGGGTGGACGTGTCCCTGCCGTACTTCATCCCGCTGCCCTACCTGGGCATTGGCACCCTGGGCGCCGTCATCCGCATCCGCGATCGCATCCCCACGCGCAACGCCCTGGTGGACATCGGGGCGGCGGGCCCGCTCGCGGGACTCGTGGTGGCGCTGCCCCTGCTCGTCTGGGGCCTGGGCCACTCCACCTGGGTGGCCGCGCCCCCGGACACCGGGCTGTCGTTTCCCGGGGACACCTCGCTCTGGAACCTCGGGCGGCACGCGGGCGGGTGGGCCCTGGAGTCGCTCGGCCTCGTGGACCCGCCCCGGGAGGAGCCCCGGCTCTTCGGCTACCAGGCCCTCATCTTCAGCGACAGCCTGCTCATGCGCGGCCTCAAGGCGCTGGTGCTGGGCCCCCTGCCCGCGGGTCGCGACATCCAGGAGCACCCGGTGGTCATCGCCGGCTGGTTCGGCCTGCTGGTGACCCTGCTCAACCTCATGCCGGTCGGCCAGTTCGATGGTGGACACCTCGCGTACGCCCTGTGGGGGCGGCACGCGCGTCGCGTCGGTCAGGCCATGGCCCTGGTGCTGCTTTTCCTCACCCTCTTCTACACCTTCACCTGGGTCGTCTGGCTGCTGGTGGCCAGCAAGCTGGTGGGCTTCGGCCATCCGGAGGTCACCCGGCCATCCGAGCCATTGGGACTCGGGCGAAAGCTGGTATGCGGGCTATGCTTCCTCGCCTTGGCGGGGTGTGCCATGCCCGTGCCCATCCGAATGGTGATCTGGTGA